A stretch of Metabacillus sp. FJAT-52054 DNA encodes these proteins:
- a CDS encoding NADH-quinone oxidoreductase subunit M, which produces MNSLILTLLVFSPLAGAAVLLFIPKEKERALKTAGLVATMPALILSGIILIQNALGADIERFSVSVPWFKMGNVNLGGEYFFTVNYELGMDGFSLIMMTLAAVLATLSASASSFIQSGWKGYFSLLLILETGMLGVFAAENLILFFIFLELTLVPMFFLIGKWGFAGREKAAWYYLLYNGIGSAILLIVIVYLFGLTGTVNIEKLMDLAGDFPAAVQLGLLLALLVSFGVKLPIVPLHTWMLHVHVQAPPPVVMLHSGVLLKIGAYGTIRIGIGLFPEAFQTLGTAIMILGTVNLLYGAFLALIQTDFKRILAYSSVSHMGIVLIGLGAMNEAGIQGAIFQTVSHGFISALLFLLVGVMAVRFQTTDIRELGGLARKLPKLSSVLLAAGMASLGLPGMSGFISEFMAFMGIFLVQPELGAVAAVGLILTAAYVLRAVLSITFGKEKGAEGSLPDLKWHEAGPAWVLLFLIISVGVFPNGLAVPLQPAIETIMKGIGG; this is translated from the coding sequence ATGAACAGCCTCATCCTGACATTGCTCGTGTTTTCCCCGCTTGCCGGCGCTGCCGTCCTTTTGTTTATCCCGAAAGAGAAGGAACGGGCACTAAAGACGGCAGGCCTTGTCGCAACCATGCCGGCACTCATTCTTTCGGGCATCATCCTCATCCAAAACGCACTGGGTGCCGACATTGAAAGATTCAGTGTTTCTGTCCCGTGGTTCAAAATGGGAAATGTAAATCTCGGAGGGGAGTATTTTTTCACCGTAAACTACGAGCTCGGAATGGACGGATTCTCTCTCATTATGATGACGCTCGCTGCCGTTCTTGCCACTCTTTCCGCTTCGGCTTCCTCGTTTATTCAATCCGGATGGAAGGGCTATTTTTCTCTCTTGCTCATTCTTGAAACCGGGATGCTTGGCGTGTTTGCGGCAGAAAACCTGATTCTTTTTTTCATTTTCCTCGAGCTGACCCTAGTTCCGATGTTCTTCCTCATCGGAAAGTGGGGCTTTGCCGGACGGGAAAAAGCGGCCTGGTATTATCTGCTTTATAACGGAATTGGCTCAGCGATCCTTTTAATCGTCATCGTTTACTTGTTTGGACTGACTGGAACTGTCAATATCGAAAAACTGATGGATCTCGCCGGCGATTTTCCCGCCGCTGTCCAGCTTGGCTTGCTCCTTGCCTTACTCGTTTCCTTCGGTGTGAAGCTGCCGATTGTGCCGCTGCATACGTGGATGCTTCACGTTCACGTTCAGGCGCCGCCGCCGGTTGTTATGCTGCACTCAGGGGTTTTATTGAAGATCGGTGCATACGGAACAATCCGGATCGGGATCGGATTGTTCCCGGAAGCCTTTCAAACCCTTGGGACGGCGATCATGATTTTAGGAACGGTCAATCTCCTGTACGGCGCTTTTCTCGCACTCATACAAACGGACTTTAAACGAATCCTCGCTTATTCAAGCGTCTCCCATATGGGAATCGTGCTGATCGGGCTTGGGGCCATGAACGAAGCGGGCATTCAGGGAGCCATTTTTCAAACCGTTTCCCATGGGTTCATCTCGGCGCTGCTGTTCCTGCTCGTCGGAGTGATGGCCGTTCGCTTTCAGACGACCGACATCCGCGAGCTTGGCGGACTCGCCCGGAAGCTGCCAAAGCTCTCCAGCGTCCTGCTTGCAGCGGGAATGGCCTCTCTCGGCCTGCCCGGCATGTCCGGTTTTATCAGCGAGTTTATGGCCTTTATGGGCATCTTCCTCGTTCAACCTGAGCTCGGTGCGGTTGCCGCCGTCGGGCTGATCCTAACGGCTGCCTATGTACTAAGAGCGGTCCTGTCGATTACGTTCGGCAAGGAAAAAGGGGCGGAAGGGAGCCTGCCGGATTTGAAATGGCACGAAGCGGGTCCCGCCTGGGTTCTTCTTTTCCTGATCATATCAGTTGGAGTTTTCCCGAACGGTCTCGCTGTGCCGCTGCAGCCTGCGATTGAAACCATTATGAAAGGAATAGGAGGGTAA